GGGGTGTTGTGTGGCGCGTGCTGTACCACAGTGTTGTGCGGTGTAGCACAGGGTTACGTGGTGTTGCGCGGTGTTGCGTGCTCTACCACAGTGTTACACGGTGTTGCACGCTGTACCATGGTGTTGTGTGGTGTTACACGGTGCTGCACACTGTACCACGGTGTTGTGTGGTGGTGTGTGCTGTACCGTGGTGTTGTGTGGTGTTACACGGTGCTGCACACTGTACCACGGTGTTGTGCGGTGTTGCGTGGTGGTGTGTGCTGTATGGTACGATGGTGTTGCGCGGTGTTGCGCGCTGTACCTCGTAGCCAGCCCGTCCTGTCTGGGCTCCAGGTGCCCGGTGCCCAGCTCTACCCCGGCGCAGAGAGACCCCCCGGCCCCGACGGCCCCGCCACGCTGCCCCCCGACTGGAAGCACCTCGGGACACCGGCCCTGGGCCCCAGGGGtaaggctggggggggggggggggggggggggcaaggggtgGGAGGGCAGCTCCCGGGGAGCTGGTGGTGACACCCCTGGGTCCCCTCCCTGCTCAGGGTGCACTGGGaaggtgctggggtggggggagcatcttcgtgctggggggggtggaacCCAAACGGGCCCCCTTACAGGGGGGCAGCTGGACCGGAGCTACAGCTACAGCCACAACCACAGCCTGGGGAAGTACAGCGGGAAAGgtacgggggggtgggggggaccgggatgggatgggatgggttgggatgggatgggttgggatgggatgggatgggttgggatgggttgggatgggatgggttgggatgggttgggatgggatgggatgggttgggatgggatgggttgggatgggttgggatgggatgggatgggatgggttgggatgggatgggatgggatgggttgggatgggttgggatgggttgggatgggttgggatgggatgggttgggatgggttgggatgggatgggatgggttgggatgggttgggatgggatgggttgggatgggttgggatgggatgggatgggttgggatgggatgggttgggatgggttgggatgggatgggatgggttgggatgggttgggatgggttgggatgggatgggatgggttgggatgggatgggttgggatgggttgggatgggatgggatgggatgggttgggatgggatgggatgggatgggttgggatgggttgggatgggttgggatgggttgggatgggatgggttgggatgggttgggatgggatgggatgggttgggatgggttgggatgggatgggttgggatgggttgggatgggatgggatgggttgggatgggttgggatgggatgggttgggatgggttgggatgggatgggatgggatgggatgggatgggttgggatgggttgggatgggatgggatgggatgggttgggatgggatgggatgggttgggatgggttgggatgggatgggatgggatgggttgggatgggatgggttgggatgggatgggatggaatgggatgggatgggatgggatgggttgggatgggttgggatgggatgggatgggatgggttgggatgggttgggatgggatgggttgggatgggatgggatgggatgggatgggttgggatgggatgggttgggatgggatgggatgggatgggttgggatgggttgggatgggatgggttgggatgggttgggatgggatgggatgggttgggatNNNNNNNNNNNNNNNNNNNNNNNNNNNNNNNNNNNNNNNNNNNNNNNNNNNNNNNNNNNNNNNNNNNNNNNNNNNNNNNNNNNNNNNNNNNNNNNNNNNNNNNNNNNNNNNNNNNNNNNNNNNNNNNNNNNNNNNNNNNNNNNNNNNNNNNNNNNNNNNNNNNNNNNNNNNNNNNNNNNNNNNNNNNNNNNNNNNNNNNNacaccccccaacccccccccccccgccatgggagGGGCCCTACGGGGGCTGGGGGGCCCCGGGTCTACCCCcgagcctggggggggggggggggggggggggcggggggggcacaagggGTGAATAAAGGGCTTGTTGGTGCGGATGAGCTGGGGGTGCTGTGTCAGCGGTGGAGGGTGCAGGGGGGCGTCAGGGGTGGGACCAGTAAAGGCCCAGTAAGGGATAAGAAACGGACCAGTAAAGGCCCAGTGATGGTCCAGTCGTGGCCCCAGTGATGGCCCCAGTCCCACTGATGGTCCAGTGGTGGCCCCAGTAAGGGCCCGGTGATGGTCCCAGTAAAGACCCACTGATGGTCCAGTGGTGGCCCCAGTAAGGGCCCGGTGATGGTCCCAGTAAAGACCCACTGATGGTCCAGTGGTGGCCCCAGTAAGGGCTCGGTGATGGTCCCAGTAAAGACCCACTGATGCTCCAGTGGTGGCCCCAGTAAGGGCTCGGTGATGGTCCCAGTAAAGACCCACTGATGGTCCAGTGGTGGCCCCAGTAAGGGCCCGGTGATGGTCCCAGTAAAGACCCACTGATGGTCCAGTGGTGGCCCCAGTAAGGCCCGGTGATGGTCCCAGTAAAGACCCACTGATGGTCCAGTGGTGGCCCCAGTAAGGGCTCGGTGATGGTCCCAGTAAAGACCCAATGATGGTCCAGTGGGCCCCAGTAAGGGCCCGGTGATGGTCCCAGTAAAGACCCACTGATGGTCCAGTGGTGGCCCCAATAAGGGCCCAGTGATGGTCCCAGTAAAGACCCACTGATGGTCCAGTGGTGGCCCCAATAAGGGCCCAGTGATGGTCCCAGTAAAGACCCACTGATGGTCCAGTGGTGGCCCCAGTGATGGCCCCAGGCAGGGCCCAGCATTGGGCCAGTAAGTGCTCAGTTATGGCCCAGTTacagcccagtgctcccagtgccgcTGCCCAGTGCGCGCCCTCTCCAGCCTCGGCTGGCCGGGGTGGAGGCCCCTCCCCTTTTCCCGCACGCCCCGCCCCTTCCAGGATAATTCCGCCTCCTTTTCCACACAGCACCGCCTCCTTGCCTCAACCCGCCTCTTCCGGGATAACCCCGCCCCttccgcgccggccccgccccgcgcatgcgcacAGCGCCCGCGGCGCCGCCGGTTGGGCCGGGCAGCGGCCGAGCCCCGAGGGTTACACCCGGGCCTgggggcccccccgcgccccccccccccccccccggctgggacccctccccgcgcccccagAGACCCCCATCGGGGACCCCCAGTCCCCCTgtgggcccccccggcccggggaccccccctaTAGTCCTGGGAACCCCCTAgggacgcgcccccccccccccccccccccggtcccctgCAACGCCatagggacccccccagaccccccaggaGACCTCCACAGACCCCCCCGCCACTGGGACACCCCCTTTCCCCTTCTAGGGACCCCCCCATCGCGACCTCACAGCCAAGGGACCCCCCCATAAGGGCCCCTtttccctgggaccccccccataCCCACATAGGGATCTCCATGCCCTGAGatccccccccccatcaccccctggCTCAGGGATAAGGGGGGGGGTGCGGGTGCTGGGCAGGGCCAACCCTGGGGttggtgggtgctgtgggggcgCTAAGCCCCCCCCCACGGTGCCCCCCCAGCTGCGGGCCATGAGGCGACGGGGGGAGCGGGTGCCCAGGGAGAAGGTGgcggaggaggaggtgaagagcGGGGGGAGGAAGGCTGAGCAGGGTGCAGGTGAGCCCCTGGCACGATGGGGTGTttgtgggggggggtccccctcATGCCTGTGCGTCCCCCCCAactcctgctgcccccccccgcagagcaGTACCAGTGCAGCGGCCTCTTGGAGCAGGATTTTCCCGAGCTCTGCGCCCGGGCTGGCATCACCGGTGTCCCCAGAGTCACCCTGCGGCCACCCCCGAGCTTCCCTGCGGAGGGTGAGCGGGGCcgagggggggtgcagggggcgggggggggggggaagagccgTGTGTTTGTGGGGTCCCACCCTCATCCCCATCCCGCAGAggagccccccgagcccccgcTGGCAGAGGTCCTGGCCCGCATCGAGCGCAAATACAGCCCCTTGCAGCCCCGCATCCAGGTCGAGAGGGAGCACGAGGATCCCCGCAGCGTCCGCGCCGTCTTCCTGCGAGGTGGGgacccccacggcccccccccaGGCACTCAGAGTCCCTGGAAATCAGCctgtgggaccccccccccccctcccagtaTCCCATCACACGGCCTTGATCTCCCCATCTCCCGCAGGCTGGAAGCTCGAGGAGGCCGTGCTGGGGGTCCTGAGCCAGTGCCTGCCCGCCCTGGCCGGCCTGCAGGCAGTGCAGTgagtgcaggcagggaagggggtgcaggcagcgcccccccaccccgtcaCCTCCCCAGCACCGCGTTCTGAGGCCGCTTTGTCCTCCCGCAGCCTCTGGAAGGTCGGGCTGACGGAGCGGCTGCTCCCGGCGCTGGCGGCACTACCGGGACGCTGCCCCCGCCTGCGGTACGCGGGGGCCGGTTGGGGGGTGCCCCCTCGTTAACGCTAATTAAGGTACTGGGGTGTCGCGGAGGATCGTTAATTCcagccgggggggggtgtgtgtgtttttttatTCCTCCGCAGGACGCTCAGCCTGGAGGGGAACCCTTTGCCCGAACCCGCCTTCCACACGCTGCTGGGGAGCGACAGCACGTGAGTGGGAGCCGGATCGAGCCCCGCGCTGGGTCCCCAAACCCGCTGCCAACGGCCCCCCCAGCCGGTGACAGCCCTGCCCGCGCCGCCCGTCCCGCAGGCTGGCCCACCTCTCCCTGCGCAACAACAGCATCGGGGACGCGGCCGCCCGGCTCATCGGGCAGAGCCTCGCCTGCAACCGCAGCCTCGTCTCGCTCAGCCTCAGCTTCAACCGCATCTCGGACCTGGGGGCTGGTGGAATCGCCCAGGTGGGCAGGGGAgggccccggggggggacacaggtgggtgctcagcacccagcacccatcccctccctcccgtgctcctccagggcttgcgcCTGAACCGCTCCCTGCTCTCCCTGTCCCTGGCGAACAATGACATCGGTGACGCGGGGGCCACCAGGCTTGCTGAGGTGGGTGCCGTCCCCGCCCCGGCCCTGttcccgcaccccaaaatcctcctcGGGAGGGGGGGGTGTGCCTCGGGCCGGATCCTGACCCCAGCCCAGCGCCGCTGCCCGCCAGGTCCTGGGCCCCTTCGCGCTGACACACGCCGAAGTGGTGGAGCGGAGGCGGCTGCTCTTGGCGGAGGCGCTGGGACGAGCCCGCACGGTGAGACCCCCCCTCAAATCCCCATTTTATGGGGGGGGGGCCAcactccctccccacctccaggAAAGGCAGGAGGCTTCTAGGGGGGAGCTCCCAGCACCTTGAACCCCCCCCAGACCTCAAAGGAGACTGAAGGTCAGAGCGAGCATTTTTCCAGCCTCCGCAGCAGCGCGGCCGCCCCCGACACGCTGCCCCCGGCCAAGCAcggcaaaaagaaaaaggtgagGGAGGGGGTGGGTGctgcggggagggcaggggggagccccgcaggcaggggggagccccgcaggcagctgccGGATACCCGCAGGCTCCCCCAGCCCTAagcgtgcctcagtttcccccccttCCAGCTCTGTGGCGCAGGGAGGGGGTCCCCAagctgctgccctgtcccttgcaggagctgctgcagaaggaggagGCCAGACAGGCCAAGAAATGTgagtgaggggctgggggggacacacgacaggtgagcccggggggggctgtgccTGGCTCAGCTCCATCCCTGCTCTCCCCCCTCCCGGCAGCGCTGGAGCCAAGACGCGCCCCCAGCAAAACTGCGAAACCCAGCGGCCAGGAGAAGCTGAGCCCGGAGGTGGGGGATGCCGGGGGGACGGGGTGGAGAGGGGGGGCCCAATTTGGGGGTCCTACACCCCTTCAGGGGCCCCCCCGtgtccagctgctgctggaggaggccaAGCAGCACCTGGGCAGCATCATCCTGCCGGGCAACCGGGCGCTCCTCAACCTCAACCTGAGCTGTGAGTGAAGcgttggggtggggaggggggtgtgggtgAGCGAGGAGGCAGCGGGGGGGTCC
The nucleotide sequence above comes from Athene noctua chromosome 29, bAthNoc1.hap1.1, whole genome shotgun sequence. Encoded proteins:
- the LRRC71 gene encoding leucine-rich repeat-containing protein 71 isoform X2, with product MRRRGERVPREKVAEEEVKSGGRKAEQGAEQYQCSGLLEQDFPELCARAGITGVPRVTLRPPPSFPAEAPHPGREGARGSPQRPRRLPARLEARGGRAGGPEPVPARPGRPAGSAPLEGRADGAAAPGAGGTTGTLPPPADAQPGGEPFARTRLPHAAGERQHAGPPLPAQQQHRGRGRPAHRAEPRLQPQPRLAQPQLQPHLGPGGWWNRPGGQGRAPGGDTGGCSAPSTHPLPPVLLQGLRLNRSLLSLSLANNDIGDAGATRLAEVLGPFALTHAEVVERRRLLLAEALGRARTTSKETEGQSEHFSSLRSSAAAPDTLPPAKHGKKKKELLQKEEARQAKKSLEPRRAPSKTAKPSGQEKLSPEVGDAGGTGWRGGAQFGGPTPLQGPPRVQLLLEEAKQHLGSIILPGNRALLNLNLSYNHVTERGLGALLAALERQQREAARPGTRGLLCLSLEGNRIPPTSPAFARLQELLLPLDSLRDEEEEEDGGA
- the LRRC71 gene encoding leucine-rich repeat-containing protein 71 isoform X1 encodes the protein MRRRGERVPREKVAEEEVKSGGRKAEQGAEQYQCSGLLEQDFPELCARAGITGVPRVTLRPPPSFPAEAPHPGREGARGSPQRPRRLPARLEARGGRAGGPEPVPARPGRPAGSAPLEGRADGAAAPGAGGTTGTLPPPADAQPGGEPFARTRLPHAAGERQHPVTALPAPPVPQAGPPLPAQQQHRGRGRPAHRAEPRLQPQPRLAQPQLQPHLGPGGWWNRPGGQGRAPGGDTGGCSAPSTHPLPPVLLQGLRLNRSLLSLSLANNDIGDAGATRLAEVLGPFALTHAEVVERRRLLLAEALGRARTTSKETEGQSEHFSSLRSSAAAPDTLPPAKHGKKKKELLQKEEARQAKKSLEPRRAPSKTAKPSGQEKLSPEVGDAGGTGWRGGAQFGGPTPLQGPPRVQLLLEEAKQHLGSIILPGNRALLNLNLSYNHVTERGLGALLAALERQQREAARPGTRGLLCLSLEGNRIPPTSPAFARLQELLLPLDSLRDEEEEEDGGA
- the LRRC71 gene encoding leucine-rich repeat-containing protein 71 isoform X6; this translates as MRRRGERVPREKVAEEEVKSGGRKAEQGAEQYQCSGLLEQDFPELCARAGITGVPRVTLRPPPSFPAEEEPPEPPLAEVLARIERKYSPLQPRIQVEREHEDPRSVRAVFLRGWKLEEAVLGVLSQCLPALAGLQAVHLWKVGLTERLLPALAALPGRCPRLRTLSLEGNPLPEPAFHTLLGSDSTLAHLSLRNNSIGDAAARLIGQSLACNRSLVSLSLSFNRISDLGAGGIAQGLRLNRSLLSLSLANNDIGDAGATRLAETSKETEGQSEHFSSLRSSAAAPDTLPPAKHGKKKKELLQKEEARQAKKSLEPRRAPSKTAKPSGQEKLSPEVGDAGGTGWRGGAQFGGPTPLQGPPRVQLLLEEAKQHLGSIILPGNRALLNLNLSYNHVTERGLGALLAALERQQREAARPGTRGLLCLSLEGNRIPPTSPAFARLQELLLPLDSLRDEEEEEDGGA
- the LRRC71 gene encoding leucine-rich repeat-containing protein 71 isoform X3 encodes the protein MRRRGERVPREKVAEEEVKSGGRKAEQGAEQYQCSGLLEQDFPELCARAGITGVPRVTLRPPPSFPAEEEPPEPPLAEVLARIERKYSPLQPRIQVEREHEDPRSVRAVFLRGWKLEEAVLGVLSQCLPALAGLQAVHLWKVGLTERLLPALAALPGRCPRLRTLSLEGNPLPEPAFHTLLGSDSTLAHLSLRNNSIGDAAARLIGQSLACNRSLVSLSLSFNRISDLGAGGIAQGLRLNRSLLSLSLANNDIGDAGATRLAEVLGPFALTHAEVVERRRLLLAEALGRARTTSKETEGQSEHFSSLRSSAAAPDTLPPAKHGKKKKELLQKEEARQAKKSLEPRRAPSKTAKPSGQEKLSPEVGDAGGTGWRGGAQFGGPTPLQGPPRVQLLLEEAKQHLGSIILPGNRALLNLNLSYNHVTERGLGALLAALERQQREAARPGTRGLLCLSLEGNRIPPTSPAFARLQELLLPLDSLRDEEEEEDGGA
- the LRRC71 gene encoding leucine-rich repeat-containing protein 71 isoform X4 codes for the protein MRRRGERVPREKVAEEEVKSGGRKAEQGAEQYQCSGLLEQDFPELCARAGITGVPRVTLRPPPSFPAEEEPPEPPLAEVLARIERKYSPLQPRIQVEREHEDPRSVRAVFLRGWKLEEAVLGVLSQCLPALAGLQAVHLWKVGLTERLLPALAALPGRCPRLRTLSLEGNPLPEPAFHTLLGSDSTLAHLSLRNNSIGDAAARLIGQSLACNRSLVSLSLSFNRISDLGAGGIAQGLRLNRSLLSLSLANNDIGDAGATRLAEVLGPFALTHAEVVERRRLLLAEALGRARTTSKETEGQSEHFSSLRSSAAAPDTLPPAKHGKKKKELLQKEEARQAKKSLEPRRAPSKTAKPSGQEKLSPEVGDGPPRVQLLLEEAKQHLGSIILPGNRALLNLNLSYNHVTERGLGALLAALERQQREAARPGTRGLLCLSLEGNRIPPTSPAFARLQELLLPLDSLRDEEEEEDGGA
- the LRRC71 gene encoding leucine-rich repeat-containing protein 71 isoform X5, coding for MRRRGERVPREKVAEEEVKSGGRKAEQGAEQYQCSGLLEQDFPELCARAGITGVPRVTLRPPPSFPAEEEPPEPPLAEVLARIERKYSPLQPRIQVEREHEDPRSVRAVFLRGWKLEEAVLGVLSQCLPALAGLQAVHLWKVGLTERLLPALAALPGRCPRLRTLSLEGNPLPEPAFHTLLGSDSTLAHLSLRNNSIGDAAARLIGQSLACNRSLVSLSLSFNRISDLGAGGIAQGLRLNRSLLSLSLANNDIGDAGATRLAEPPQQRGRPRHAAPGQARQKEKGAAAEGGGQTGQEIAGAKTRPQQNCETQRPGEAEPGGGGCRGDGVERGGPIWGSYTPSGAPPCPAAAGGGQAAPGQHHPAGQPGAPQPQPELQSRHGAGSGRAPGSAGEAAAGGSEAGDAGAAVPLAGGKPHPPHQPGFCTAPGAAAAARLTPGRGGGGGWGGLTGPPACGQRRARFLPF